The Zobellia alginiliquefaciens genome contains a region encoding:
- a CDS encoding chondroitinase-B domain-containing protein yields the protein MKTKLLLIGLILLLLSCGDNSNGKTLHVNDIPELNKAIKESVPGDEIVMANGIWKDFQISFFGKGTKEQPITLRAENAGKVFIEGKSYLYLGGEHLIVDGLYFRNGYSPKSSIIRFMINEDSIAYNSRVTNSVIEDFTKPNRLVNDRWIEFYGKYNQLDHSYVSGKSNDGETLRVFFTGNEHINNHHQIVNNYFGPRPRKGGPRAETIRIGDSKTRVSPSFANVSDNYFEACNGEVEIISDKTNFNTFKNNIFYKCEGSLVLRHGSYATVDSNIFIGDDDSDFYGGIRVVNTGHWITNNYFFKIKGTQFRSPLAIMNGIPMTPLNRYLQVSDVVVAYNTWVDCKSPWQIGVGQNLESADVLPASEIRSAPPIRTILANNIIYNTQVDETPFINLSSTDGIQFKNNIIDNDGVAYSQNGNLNNGALEMQKINDWLYVPVKSENTILEDIHMGYDFSRIDQDIFGASRTQLNSVGAINESSTASNFSIDRKKYGPTWFSTEKKLVEPKIHTATATAGELTKKISEAVSGDIIELKDTLYALPNSLKIDKEITLRPANRSSKTTLIFTSKKDSVAFKMHPKGIIKLQNLILQGKKNKYAFAPLKENMASAYNMYIENCEINDFHYVLKAFPGSFADTINFKKTTIKNCQNGIELAAEDKGDYNAEMVSFEDCTFENVNNNVINFYRGGYDESTIGGSLNITNSSITNSGQSKNNDILIKTRGIINVNIQNNSFKNNQVELVALLWGEQNNHHKNNTITNSGKIKVEEQQKLKILY from the coding sequence ATGAAAACTAAGCTATTGCTTATAGGTCTCATTTTACTTCTGCTATCCTGTGGTGACAATTCAAATGGAAAAACACTACATGTAAACGATATTCCAGAATTAAACAAAGCGATTAAAGAAAGTGTACCCGGAGATGAAATTGTAATGGCAAACGGGATTTGGAAAGACTTTCAAATCTCATTTTTTGGAAAAGGTACTAAAGAGCAACCTATTACCTTACGTGCAGAAAATGCAGGAAAAGTTTTCATAGAAGGCAAATCTTACCTTTACCTTGGAGGTGAGCATCTTATAGTTGACGGGCTATACTTTAGAAATGGATATTCGCCTAAAAGTTCCATTATTCGTTTTATGATCAATGAAGATAGCATTGCTTACAACTCTAGAGTTACAAACTCTGTTATTGAAGATTTTACCAAACCAAATAGATTGGTCAATGATCGCTGGATAGAGTTTTACGGTAAATATAATCAATTGGACCACTCATACGTTTCAGGAAAATCTAATGATGGTGAAACCTTACGGGTCTTTTTCACGGGTAATGAGCATATCAACAACCACCATCAAATTGTAAATAATTACTTTGGCCCACGTCCTAGAAAAGGGGGACCAAGGGCGGAAACCATACGGATTGGAGACAGCAAAACACGGGTCTCTCCTAGTTTTGCCAATGTATCGGACAATTACTTTGAAGCATGTAATGGCGAAGTTGAAATTATATCCGATAAAACCAACTTCAACACCTTCAAAAACAATATATTTTACAAATGTGAAGGCTCACTAGTCCTTAGACATGGAAGCTATGCGACGGTTGATAGCAACATTTTTATTGGAGACGATGATTCCGATTTTTATGGAGGAATCCGCGTGGTAAATACAGGACACTGGATTACCAATAACTACTTCTTTAAAATTAAAGGAACGCAATTCCGAAGTCCACTTGCGATCATGAACGGAATTCCCATGACCCCTTTAAATCGGTACCTTCAGGTTAGTGATGTTGTTGTGGCCTATAACACTTGGGTAGATTGTAAATCTCCTTGGCAAATAGGAGTTGGTCAAAACCTTGAAAGTGCAGATGTACTTCCGGCTAGTGAAATACGATCAGCACCACCTATACGCACTATCCTAGCAAATAATATTATTTACAACACACAGGTAGATGAGACCCCTTTTATAAATCTTAGTTCTACTGATGGAATTCAATTTAAAAATAATATCATAGATAATGACGGTGTAGCTTATAGCCAAAACGGCAATCTAAATAATGGCGCCCTAGAAATGCAAAAAATAAACGATTGGCTTTATGTACCTGTAAAATCGGAAAACACAATTTTGGAGGATATCCATATGGGTTATGATTTTTCTAGGATTGATCAAGATATTTTCGGGGCATCAAGAACTCAATTAAATAGCGTTGGAGCAATCAATGAATCCTCTACTGCATCTAATTTCTCCATTGACAGAAAGAAATACGGTCCCACCTGGTTTTCTACTGAAAAAAAGCTGGTAGAGCCAAAAATTCATACTGCCACAGCTACGGCTGGCGAACTTACCAAAAAAATTAGTGAAGCCGTTTCAGGAGATATCATTGAGTTAAAAGACACCTTATATGCTCTCCCAAATTCACTTAAAATAGATAAGGAAATTACACTTCGCCCGGCAAATCGTTCCAGCAAAACCACTCTTATATTTACAAGTAAAAAAGATTCCGTAGCATTTAAAATGCACCCTAAAGGAATAATCAAATTACAAAACCTCATATTACAAGGTAAAAAAAACAAATACGCCTTTGCCCCTCTAAAAGAAAATATGGCTTCAGCATATAATATGTATATTGAAAATTGTGAAATCAATGATTTCCATTATGTACTAAAAGCTTTCCCAGGCTCATTTGCCGACACCATCAACTTCAAAAAAACAACGATTAAAAACTGCCAGAACGGTATAGAACTGGCGGCCGAGGACAAAGGCGATTATAATGCAGAAATGGTATCCTTTGAAGATTGTACATTCGAAAATGTAAATAACAATGTCATTAATTTTTACCGAGGTGGTTATGACGAATCAACTATAGGAGGTTCTCTAAATATCACAAATAGTTCTATTACCAATAGCGGTCAAAGCAAAAACAACGATATTTTGATTAAAACAAGAGGAATTATCAATGTGAATATCCAAAACAACTCCTTTAAAAATAATCAGGTAGAGCTTGTTGCCCTATTGTGGGGAGAACAAAACAACCATCACAAGAACAACACCATAACAAATTCCGGAAAAATTAAGGTTGAAGAACAGCAAAAACTTAAGATACTCTACTAA
- a CDS encoding polysaccharide lyase family 7 protein: protein MQSTTIWLIKLITKKVLILIMLFNIISCDKTSDTIEQETIEKEEVEEEIETTEELAEEEEEEEVEEEYFLPNIDLSNWKVTLPIGAPDEVEPPEISSYATDARLLPYMYNDSTDGSLVFYALPNSSTANSSYSRTELREQMVPGSNNTNWTFSQGGRMKGTLEVPEITRDAEGKYHRTIIMQIHGRLTNEQKERIGEDDNNAPPILKVYWQNGKIRILTKVLKDINASDEEILHTNAWEDNDGYTFSEEIGTNKFTLEIIASEGKLEIVLNETDSVVYQDIHMDKWGVFENYFKAGNYLQSRDEGSYARVKYYTLEVSH from the coding sequence ATGCAGAGTACTACAATATGGCTTATAAAATTGATAACTAAAAAGGTATTGATTTTAATTATGCTGTTCAATATAATCAGCTGTGATAAAACCTCTGATACCATTGAACAAGAGACCATAGAGAAAGAAGAAGTTGAGGAAGAAATTGAAACTACAGAAGAGTTAGCCGAGGAAGAAGAAGAAGAAGAAGTTGAAGAAGAATATTTCTTACCCAACATTGATTTGAGTAACTGGAAGGTAACCCTACCCATTGGCGCCCCAGATGAAGTAGAGCCACCAGAAATTTCCAGTTATGCTACTGACGCGCGTTTACTCCCGTACATGTATAATGATTCAACAGATGGCTCATTAGTTTTTTATGCCTTGCCAAACTCCTCAACCGCAAATTCCTCTTATTCACGAACTGAATTAAGAGAACAAATGGTTCCCGGAAGTAACAATACAAATTGGACTTTCAGCCAAGGCGGCCGTATGAAGGGTACTTTAGAAGTACCCGAAATCACTAGAGATGCCGAAGGCAAATATCACCGAACAATCATCATGCAGATTCATGGACGGTTAACCAATGAACAGAAAGAGCGTATAGGAGAAGATGATAACAATGCTCCTCCAATATTAAAAGTCTATTGGCAGAATGGTAAAATCAGGATATTGACCAAGGTGCTGAAAGATATCAATGCTTCTGATGAAGAAATATTACACACGAATGCATGGGAGGATAATGATGGATATACTTTTTCGGAAGAAATAGGAACAAATAAATTCACTTTAGAAATAATAGCATCCGAGGGCAAATTAGAGATTGTTTTAAACGAAACGGATTCTGTTGTATACCAAGACATTCATATGGATAAATGGGGTGTTTTTGAAAATTATTTTAAAGCAGGAAATTATCTCCAAAGTCGTGACGAAGGCAGTTACGCCAGGGTAAAATATTACACCCTAGAAGTATCTCACTGA
- a CDS encoding Nramp family divalent metal transporter, giving the protein MENPAPKSSFIKKILAIVLAFGPGIFAIGYTIGTGSVTSMIVAGSTYGMQLLWVLILSCVFSGMLMYAYGNYGLVTGETALYAFKKHIKWGKPIAILIILGVSFGQWNSLMGILGISANIIFEIFLIYFPSLAEHQYELVLTIAIAVIAIMYRFLLIGKYVFFEKILVIFVTIMGLSFFVSLFMVFPLPIEIAKGLIPTIPKVEGGSMMVAAFVGTTMASATFLSRPLFVKGKGWTIKNLKQQKKDAIIAASLVFVISASVMAVACGALFHDGQPVTKVLDMVNTLEPVAGKFALTLFFFGTLSAGLSSIFPCLLIAPILLADYQSGELDTSSKQFKVITAIACLFALIVPVFGANPIEMQIVSQVFNVFVLPLVILGIILLINNAKLMKTHKAKLPLNIGLFAALFFSCIISYNGVVALIDYF; this is encoded by the coding sequence ATGGAAAACCCAGCACCCAAATCATCGTTCATAAAAAAAATTCTAGCTATTGTCCTTGCTTTTGGTCCGGGTATTTTTGCCATTGGTTATACCATTGGTACCGGTAGTGTAACTTCTATGATTGTAGCAGGTAGCACTTACGGTATGCAATTACTATGGGTCTTGATCTTAAGTTGTGTTTTCTCCGGCATGCTTATGTATGCCTATGGAAATTATGGTTTGGTAACTGGTGAGACTGCACTATACGCATTTAAAAAACATATTAAATGGGGCAAACCCATAGCTATTCTAATCATTCTGGGAGTTTCTTTTGGCCAGTGGAATTCCCTCATGGGCATTCTAGGTATTTCCGCTAATATCATTTTTGAAATATTTTTGATCTACTTCCCCTCACTGGCAGAACATCAATATGAATTGGTACTTACCATCGCCATTGCTGTAATTGCTATTATGTACCGCTTTTTGTTGATAGGAAAATATGTATTCTTTGAAAAAATACTTGTGATTTTCGTAACCATAATGGGTCTTTCCTTCTTTGTTTCTCTTTTTATGGTTTTTCCGCTACCTATAGAAATAGCAAAAGGTCTTATACCCACCATACCAAAAGTTGAAGGCGGTAGTATGATGGTAGCGGCCTTTGTTGGAACGACCATGGCCTCCGCAACGTTTTTATCCCGTCCCCTTTTTGTAAAGGGGAAAGGTTGGACCATAAAAAACCTAAAACAACAAAAGAAGGATGCCATTATTGCCGCATCTCTTGTTTTTGTTATTAGTGCATCGGTAATGGCCGTAGCCTGTGGTGCTTTATTCCATGACGGACAACCTGTTACAAAAGTGTTGGACATGGTAAACACTCTAGAACCGGTTGCCGGCAAATTTGCTCTTACGCTTTTCTTTTTTGGAACTTTAAGTGCTGGATTGTCCTCTATTTTTCCATGTTTACTCATTGCCCCTATCCTACTTGCAGATTATCAATCCGGGGAATTGGACACGAGTTCAAAGCAGTTTAAGGTTATAACAGCCATAGCGTGTTTATTTGCTTTAATAGTTCCTGTTTTTGGAGCTAACCCAATAGAAATGCAAATTGTATCTCAGGTTTTCAATGTTTTTGTTCTTCCTTTAGTGATACTCGGTATTATCCTATTGATTAATAATGCCAAGCTCATGAAAACCCACAAAGCAAAACTTCCTTTAAATATTGGTTTGTTTGCGGCATTGTTCTTCTCATGTATAATTTCCTATAACGGAGTTGTTGCTCTCATTGATTACTTCTAA
- a CDS encoding FadR/GntR family transcriptional regulator yields the protein MKLEILTKHENREIQNGIILKIRELINYKNLEPGDKLPAERVLSEKFGVSRTSVREAIQKLEFYGILNSKPQSGTFIADIGQVAMNGMIDDITSLEEQDFISLVETRILLELKTVKLAALRRTDEDLKRIKLAFDAYKKKVISGEDCLEEDLLFHLAIAAASKNSTINTLMLLITPEIIVAYDIDRVCDGDVALSEVKKHEDIYMAIRDQNPNLAKEKMKLHFSKLYDYIYGEDRKIKIPKG from the coding sequence ATGAAATTAGAAATACTGACCAAACACGAAAATAGAGAAATACAAAATGGTATTATTTTAAAAATCCGTGAGCTCATTAATTACAAAAATCTTGAGCCAGGAGACAAGTTACCGGCGGAGAGAGTCCTATCCGAGAAATTTGGAGTCAGTAGAACCAGCGTGCGTGAAGCCATTCAAAAACTTGAATTTTATGGAATACTAAATTCCAAACCACAGAGCGGAACTTTCATAGCGGACATTGGCCAAGTTGCCATGAACGGTATGATCGATGACATCACCAGTTTGGAAGAACAAGATTTTATTTCATTAGTAGAAACCCGAATTTTACTGGAACTAAAAACGGTAAAACTAGCCGCCCTAAGAAGAACCGATGAAGATTTAAAACGTATTAAACTTGCTTTTGATGCCTATAAAAAGAAAGTGATTTCTGGAGAAGATTGTCTAGAGGAAGACTTACTATTTCATTTAGCCATAGCTGCTGCCAGTAAAAATAGTACTATAAACACGCTCATGCTGCTCATCACTCCCGAGATTATTGTTGCCTATGATATAGACCGTGTTTGTGATGGCGATGTGGCCCTATCCGAAGTTAAAAAGCATGAAGATATATATATGGCAATTCGGGATCAGAACCCAAATTTAGCTAAAGAAAAGATGAAATTACATTTTAGCAAACTATACGATTATATATACGGAGAAGACAGAAAAATTAAGATTCCCAAAGGATAA
- a CDS encoding polysaccharide lyase family 7 protein, with translation MSYFRKEIVLSILIIFISVNATSQNKGSSHTESAIKTKKSRKKKKVKLPKINLSNWKVTIPEGTGKGGAISVQPPEILDYATNETLKLYMYNDSTKGALTFYAYPTSATTANTKYSRSELREQMVPGDDNVNWTFKQGGTLRAKLSVDEVSKDKNGKYHKVIILQIHGRLTDDQRDLIGQKDNNAPPVLKIYWQNGKIRVKTKKLKFAGINSVGILHEEAWTDDEGHNFEEKVDFRKFQIEIKVTDGKMVVSLNKNEYAVYDDFNMKRWGIFENYFKAGNYFQSRDEGSFAKVSFYELEVEH, from the coding sequence ATGAGTTATTTCCGAAAAGAAATAGTACTATCCATTTTAATAATTTTTATATCTGTAAACGCTACTTCCCAAAACAAGGGAAGTAGCCATACAGAATCGGCTATAAAAACTAAAAAATCAAGAAAGAAAAAGAAGGTAAAACTTCCTAAAATCAATCTAAGTAACTGGAAAGTTACTATTCCAGAGGGCACAGGAAAAGGAGGAGCAATTAGTGTTCAGCCACCGGAAATTTTGGATTATGCTACAAATGAGACTTTAAAGCTTTATATGTACAATGATTCCACCAAAGGAGCGCTAACATTCTATGCCTACCCTACCTCAGCTACTACTGCGAACACAAAATATTCTAGATCGGAACTTAGGGAGCAAATGGTTCCTGGTGACGATAACGTTAATTGGACCTTTAAACAAGGTGGAACTTTAAGGGCTAAACTGTCCGTTGACGAAGTTTCAAAAGATAAGAACGGTAAATATCACAAAGTAATCATTCTACAAATTCACGGACGATTAACAGATGATCAACGCGATTTAATTGGTCAAAAAGACAACAACGCTCCACCGGTATTAAAAATTTACTGGCAGAACGGCAAAATTAGGGTGAAGACCAAAAAACTAAAATTTGCCGGTATAAATTCTGTAGGAATATTACATGAAGAAGCTTGGACAGATGATGAAGGACACAACTTTGAAGAAAAAGTAGATTTTAGAAAATTTCAGATAGAAATAAAAGTTACCGATGGAAAAATGGTGGTTTCATTAAATAAAAATGAATACGCCGTTTATGATGATTTTAATATGAAACGTTGGGGCATATTTGAAAATTACTTTAAAGCGGGCAACTATTTTCAAAGCAGAGATGAAGGTTCTTTTGCCAAAGTCAGTTTCTACGAACTTGAAGTAGAGCACTAA